A window of Apium graveolens cultivar Ventura chromosome 8, ASM990537v1, whole genome shotgun sequence contains these coding sequences:
- the LOC141679153 gene encoding S-type anion channel SLAH1-like → MDVKNKNPAKNGRPNFIFSKFHAGYFRISISFVSQALLWKSLNELIDSSHYYNQHIMDKLLSSTFLLLWYISLVVLLVLSILYLMRCIFYFRMVKDEFLHFVGVNYMFAPWTSWLLLLQSTRVLTPGHFIYKGLWWFFVVPLLVLDVKIYGQWFTTERRFLSVVANPTSHISVIGNMVAAWTAGKMEWKESAICMFTLAVTHYLVIFVTLYQRLSGGDHLPARLRPVYFLFVAAPSMASLAWSSISGSFDTPCKMLFFLSLFLFTSLICRPGQFKKAMKKYNVAWWAYSFPLTFLAMTSVEYAQAAKSTASTGLMLILTVISVVIFLCVMLSTALNIHILVRPTNPLIDN, encoded by the exons ATGGATGTTAAAAATAAAAATCCCGCAAAAAATGGAAGGCCAAACTTCATTTTTTCCAAATTTCATGCAGGCTATTTTAGGATAAGCATCTCTTTTGTCAGCCAAGCTTTATTATGGAAATCACTAAATGAGCTCATAGACTCCTCACACTACTACAATCAACACATTATGGACAAACTCCTATCCTCCACTTTTCTTTTACTTTGGTATATTTCACTTGTTGTACTACTTGTTCTCTCAATTCTCTACTTGATGAGGTGCATTTTCTACTTTCGCATGGTGAAAGACGAGTTCTTGCACTTTGTTGGCGTTAACTACATGTTCGCTCCTTGGACTTCATGGCTTCTCTTGCTTCAATCTACTCGGGTCCTCACCCCGGGACATTTCATTTATAAAGGGCTATGGTGGTTTTTCGTGGTACCATTGCTCGTTCTTGATGTAAAAATCTATGGACAATGGTTTACGACAGAGAGGAGATTTCTGTCTGTGGTGGCTAACCCTACTAGCCATATATCGGTTATAGGAAACATGGTGGCTGCATGGACAGCAGGAAAAATGGAGTGGAAGGAAAGTGCTATATGTATGTTTACATTAGCAGTTACACACTACTTGGTGATTTTTGTTACTCTCTATCAGCGTTTGTCAGGTGGCGATCACCTTCCAGCTAGACTCCGGCCTGTATATTTCTTGTTTGTAGCTGCACCGAGTATGGCAAGCTTAGCTTGGAGCTCAATATCAGGGAGCTTTGACACTCCGTGCAAAATGCTCTTTTTCCTGTCCCTATTCCTCTTCACGTCATTG ATTTGCAGGCCAGGTCAATTCAAGAAAGCCATGAAGAAGTACAACGTGGCATGGTGGGCGTACTCCTTTCCTCTAACATTCCTGGCCATGACCTCAGTAGAATACGCACAAGCAGCAAAGAGTACGGCATCAACCGGATTAATGCTCATCCTCACCGTCATTTCAGTAGTCATTTTCCTCTGCGTGATGCTCTCCACCGCACTCAACATTCACATTCTTGTACGACCCACTAATCCATTAATTGATAATTAG